A window of the Methanoregula sp. UBA64 genome harbors these coding sequences:
- a CDS encoding GyrI-like domain-containing protein, which translates to MDDTAYTVEKLSSRLVAGIERRTCNADGRSLKDIPACWQDYLSTKAVARTPDRAKPTVMYAVYSGYTTDWTGEYSYLLGCGVTKADKLPKDLVAREIPAQTYAHFKAQGQMPDAVVGTWAGIWGSDLPRTYVCDFEIYDARFTDKNKPEVDIYVGIKEE; encoded by the coding sequence ATGGACGATACTGCCTATACCGTAGAAAAACTCTCCTCCCGGCTCGTGGCCGGGATCGAACGGCGCACCTGCAATGCAGACGGCAGGAGCTTAAAAGACATCCCTGCATGCTGGCAGGATTACCTGTCGACAAAAGCGGTGGCCCGTACCCCCGACCGTGCCAAGCCCACGGTCATGTATGCGGTATATTCCGGCTATACTACCGACTGGACCGGGGAATACTCGTACCTTCTGGGATGCGGCGTAACAAAAGCTGACAAACTCCCCAAAGACCTGGTGGCACGGGAGATCCCGGCACAAACGTATGCGCATTTTAAGGCGCAGGGACAGATGCCGGATGCGGTTGTCGGTACCTGGGCCGGGATCTGGGGCTCGGACCTGCCGCGGACGTACGTCTGCGATTTTGAGATCTACGATGCCCGGTTCACCGACAAGAACAAGCCCGAAGTCGATATCTACGTCGGGATAAAGGAAGAATAA
- a CDS encoding sensor histidine kinase, protein MIPLLCIDTKADRSAALTERLAGTGQFRVMVSAAQEVTISRHLAESDAVVIAVHEEGQNGLAFLTHLREQGVGLPVIILAGAYDPGVFFTAVTRRAEIMVMEGPVDAWYPALACLIDKVCTARRQADLVAFLEKKLNLVGSVTRHDVLNQLTAVSGYTELLEMVTTDPQMKSYIEKERTALEKIRRQFQFAKEYQNLAAEPPRWEPIASAVRRGSEMVALGSVALEESCGNAAVYADPALEKAIGQLLDNAIRHGDHVTRIRISVQEDSGGALLVVEDDGIGIPKENKPRLFDRGFGKHTGWGLFLVSEILALTGMTITETGEPGKGARFEIRIPAGCYRNESL, encoded by the coding sequence ATGATCCCTCTCCTGTGTATCGATACGAAGGCCGACCGCAGCGCCGCCCTGACCGAACGCCTCGCCGGTACCGGGCAGTTCCGCGTCATGGTGTCTGCTGCGCAGGAAGTCACCATAAGCCGGCACCTGGCGGAGTCGGACGCCGTTGTTATTGCCGTCCATGAAGAGGGCCAGAACGGCCTGGCATTCCTCACGCACCTGCGCGAGCAGGGAGTCGGCCTCCCGGTCATCATCCTTGCCGGGGCGTACGATCCCGGGGTCTTTTTTACGGCTGTTACCCGGCGCGCAGAGATCATGGTCATGGAAGGCCCGGTCGATGCCTGGTACCCGGCCCTTGCCTGCCTCATCGACAAGGTCTGCACGGCCCGGCGCCAGGCCGATCTCGTGGCGTTTTTGGAAAAGAAACTCAACCTTGTTGGCAGCGTCACGCGCCACGATGTCCTAAACCAGCTCACGGCGGTCAGCGGGTACACCGAACTTTTGGAGATGGTGACAACCGATCCGCAGATGAAGTCCTATATCGAGAAGGAGCGGACCGCCCTTGAAAAGATCCGGCGCCAGTTCCAGTTCGCAAAGGAATACCAGAACCTTGCCGCCGAACCGCCGCGCTGGGAACCGATCGCATCCGCGGTCCGCCGCGGCAGCGAGATGGTGGCGCTGGGGAGCGTTGCCCTCGAAGAGTCCTGCGGGAACGCAGCCGTGTACGCCGATCCGGCGCTTGAAAAGGCCATCGGCCAGCTGCTGGACAATGCGATCCGCCACGGGGATCACGTTACCCGGATCCGGATCTCCGTGCAGGAAGACAGCGGCGGGGCCCTCCTGGTGGTGGAGGATGACGGTATCGGGATCCCAAAAGAGAACAAGCCGCGTCTCTTCGACCGCGGGTTTGGCAAGCATACCGGGTGGGGGCTGTTTTTAGTAAGCGAGATCCTTGCCCTCACCGGGATGACGATTACCGAGACCGGGGAGCCCGGGAAGGGAGCCCGGTTCGAGATCCGGATCCCGGCCGGGTGCTACCGGAACGAGAGCCTTTAA
- the cofG gene encoding 7,8-didemethyl-8-hydroxy-5-deazariboflavin synthase CofG: MQPRTITFSKNVFLPLTTVCRNRCGYCSFKTPVQDGCLMMPDNVEALLLRGRDAGCTEALFTFGERPEEEPGFSRYLEKTGYDTILDYCEAMCKKSIEYGILPHTNAGILTYDEMKRLRKVNASMGLMLETTARIPAHNGSKGKEPEVRLAMMEDAGKLKIPFTTGLLLGIGETVADREESLLAIRDINKKYGNIQEIILQNFCPKDNTPMAAFRVPETEEICETIKMARRILPEEIAIQIAPNLIDASTLISCGVDDLGGVSPVTIDYVNPEHPWPAIDDLKTIVGDATLRERLCIYPRFIRAGWFDAGLQPLINRLDQRISTGSRKP; this comes from the coding sequence ATGCAGCCCCGGACGATCACCTTCTCAAAGAACGTCTTTTTGCCCCTGACCACCGTCTGCCGGAACCGGTGCGGGTACTGTTCGTTCAAGACCCCGGTGCAGGACGGGTGCCTCATGATGCCGGACAATGTAGAGGCGCTCCTTCTCCGCGGCAGGGATGCAGGGTGCACCGAGGCGCTCTTTACCTTCGGGGAACGGCCCGAAGAGGAGCCGGGGTTTTCGAGATATCTGGAAAAGACCGGCTACGACACCATCCTCGATTACTGCGAAGCGATGTGCAAAAAGAGCATAGAGTACGGGATTCTCCCGCACACGAACGCCGGGATCCTCACCTATGACGAGATGAAGCGGCTCCGGAAGGTGAACGCGAGCATGGGGCTGATGCTCGAAACCACCGCACGGATCCCGGCCCACAACGGCTCGAAAGGGAAAGAGCCGGAGGTGCGCCTTGCCATGATGGAGGATGCAGGAAAGCTCAAAATCCCGTTCACCACCGGCCTCCTCCTCGGGATCGGCGAGACCGTGGCCGACCGCGAGGAGTCGCTTTTGGCGATCCGCGACATCAATAAGAAATACGGGAATATCCAGGAGATCATCCTCCAGAACTTCTGCCCCAAGGACAACACCCCGATGGCCGCATTCCGGGTGCCGGAAACGGAGGAGATCTGCGAGACGATCAAAATGGCGCGCCGGATCCTGCCAGAGGAGATCGCGATCCAGATCGCCCCGAACCTGATCGATGCCTCAACACTCATCTCCTGCGGGGTGGACGACCTTGGCGGCGTCTCCCCGGTCACCATCGATTACGTGAACCCCGAGCACCCCTGGCCGGCGATTGACGATCTCAAAACAATCGTCGGCGACGCAACGCTCCGGGAACGCCTCTGCATCTATCCCCGGTTCATCCGGGCGGGGTGGTTCGACGCCGGCCTGCAACCCCTAATAAACCGGCTCGACCAACGTATATCCACAGGGAGCAGGAAACCGTGA
- the purC gene encoding phosphoribosylaminoimidazolesuccinocarboxamide synthase, whose protein sequence is MKQKKLLYTGKAKSVFKTDEKGTLIVEFRDDITAFDGGKKDTLKNKGSYNANVSAYFFSYLEKNGVKTHFVRMLDEKRMVVRELSMIPLEVIVRNLAAGSIVRNYPFKEGTPLKPPVIVIDYKDDSRHDPMLNDELIVALKLATPAELKKIKEIALKINTLLVKLVAKQGITLVDFKLEFGRQGKTVYLGDEISMDSMRLWDKKTGESLDKDVYRFNKGDVMATYNRVAARITKKAKPAAAKKKTTKAAVPKKAAKKPGKR, encoded by the coding sequence GTGAAGCAGAAAAAACTCCTGTATACCGGAAAGGCCAAGTCGGTCTTTAAGACGGACGAAAAGGGAACGCTGATCGTAGAATTCCGCGATGATATCACCGCGTTTGACGGCGGGAAAAAGGACACCTTAAAAAACAAGGGCAGCTACAATGCAAACGTCTCCGCGTACTTCTTTTCGTATCTTGAAAAGAACGGGGTAAAGACCCATTTTGTCAGGATGCTCGATGAGAAGCGGATGGTGGTCCGCGAACTCTCGATGATCCCGCTCGAAGTGATTGTCAGAAACCTTGCGGCAGGCTCGATTGTGAGGAACTATCCGTTCAAGGAGGGCACACCGTTAAAACCGCCGGTCATCGTCATCGATTACAAGGACGACTCCCGGCACGACCCGATGCTCAACGACGAGCTGATCGTTGCGCTCAAGCTCGCGACCCCGGCAGAACTCAAAAAGATCAAGGAGATTGCACTCAAGATCAACACGCTCCTTGTAAAACTCGTCGCAAAGCAGGGGATCACGCTCGTGGACTTCAAGCTTGAATTCGGCCGGCAGGGAAAAACGGTCTACCTGGGCGACGAGATCAGCATGGACTCGATGCGCCTCTGGGATAAGAAGACCGGCGAATCGCTCGATAAGGACGTGTACCGGTTCAACAAGGGCGACGTGATGGCAACCTACAACCGGGTTGCGGCACGCATCACGAAAAAGGCAAAGCCCGCTGCTGCAAAGAAGAAGACCACAAAAGCGGCAGTGCCAAAAAAGGCCGCAAAGAAACCCGGCAAGCGGTAG
- a CDS encoding ferredoxin-thioredoxin reductase catalytic domain-containing protein: MAEVSQEEADMRKWTTAIARKNGWILNPDEEHLRIVLKGLVRNKEKFGRPYCPCRLRSGDEEKDRAIECPCIYHKDEIAKDGHCHCLLYYKKP, from the coding sequence ATGGCAGAGGTGTCGCAGGAAGAAGCGGATATGCGCAAGTGGACAACCGCGATAGCGAGGAAGAACGGGTGGATCCTAAATCCCGACGAGGAACACCTGCGCATTGTCCTCAAGGGGTTAGTAAGGAACAAGGAGAAGTTCGGGAGGCCCTACTGCCCGTGCCGGCTCCGGAGCGGGGACGAGGAGAAGGACCGGGCCATCGAGTGTCCCTGCATCTACCACAAGGACGAGATCGCAAAAGACGGGCACTGCCACTGCCTGCTGTATTATAAGAAACCATAA
- a CDS encoding DNA-deoxyinosine glycosylase, producing the protein MTLGSSRSPGLAPVSGESPAVLILGSFPSVQSLAKREYYGNPQNRFWAIMENIFGIDRSLPYAARTAQLAKCRIALWDVLASCTRKGSADASIREIVPNDIAGFLEMHPSVRCIALNGTAAGKFFSRDTCPVPAIVLPSTSPANARQSLEEKTRIWSTCLAEYLH; encoded by the coding sequence ATGACCTTGGGTAGTTCCCGATCGCCCGGGCTTGCACCGGTTTCCGGGGAGAGTCCGGCAGTCCTTATTCTCGGCAGTTTCCCGTCGGTGCAGTCGCTTGCAAAACGCGAGTACTACGGCAACCCGCAGAACCGGTTCTGGGCGATCATGGAGAACATCTTCGGGATAGACCGCTCCCTGCCGTACGCAGCCCGCACAGCGCAGCTGGCCAAATGCCGCATCGCGCTCTGGGACGTCCTTGCCTCCTGCACCCGCAAAGGGAGTGCCGACGCATCGATCCGGGAGATCGTCCCAAACGATATTGCCGGGTTCCTGGAGATGCACCCCTCCGTCAGGTGCATTGCGCTCAACGGGACCGCAGCAGGGAAGTTCTTCTCCCGGGACACCTGCCCGGTCCCGGCAATCGTCCTCCCCTCGACGAGCCCGGCCAATGCCCGGCAGTCATTGGAAGAAAAGACCCGGATCTGGAGTACCTGCCTCGCGGAATATCTGCACTAA
- a CDS encoding ABC1 kinase family protein codes for MVTRIRRYAQIIDVLTKYGFGIALEKAFPGRTRFRLPGSESSQPDQSTTYERIRMALEELGPTFVKFGQIMSTRTEIFPPELIAQLKKLQDHAKPLPFSDVVAVLHQSCPDLGDWFSEIDETPVASASIGQVHRAVLRDGTVVAVKIQRPGIPDQIENDLAILQSMAERIEAVFPESRMYNPVGLVQDFANQIRKELDFTRDGRNMERMARNFRDVPGIHFPKVYWDYSSPHILVMEFVKGVRVDNIEAIKAQGCNPHDIALRGFYAYLKMIFEDGFFHGDPHPGNMLVSETGDLVLLDFGIVGVLRPEKKQLFINLLFALTTDDVDMILKALEGFGIVVAEENREALRDDLYIMLHDFGGGDQIAQFNFGLMINELTEVMRHYNIKVPMSLMLLLKTLVMVYDVAIHLDPKFSFGEEITPYLRKLTDSNVLSAGYAKRASNSLLEAVDAAFDLPRNVNLMLKRLSTGTVRLEVVDTDLKKLQMALDRASDKIMIGLVVAALVVGSSLVLQASPVTMPKEVMWIAILGYTAAVLCGFYAIYHVIFLKLRLER; via the coding sequence TAACGAAATACGGTTTTGGGATAGCCCTTGAAAAAGCATTCCCGGGCAGGACCCGGTTCCGTCTCCCGGGATCCGAATCGTCGCAGCCGGACCAGTCCACGACGTACGAGCGCATCCGCATGGCGCTCGAAGAGCTCGGCCCCACGTTTGTGAAGTTCGGGCAGATCATGAGCACGAGGACGGAGATATTCCCGCCGGAGCTGATCGCGCAGCTCAAAAAACTCCAGGACCATGCCAAACCCTTGCCGTTCTCGGACGTTGTCGCGGTGCTCCACCAGTCCTGCCCGGATCTCGGCGACTGGTTCTCCGAGATCGACGAGACGCCGGTTGCATCGGCCTCGATCGGGCAGGTCCACCGTGCGGTCCTCCGCGACGGGACCGTGGTCGCGGTCAAGATCCAGCGCCCCGGTATCCCCGACCAGATAGAAAACGATCTCGCCATCCTCCAGTCCATGGCCGAGAGGATCGAGGCGGTCTTCCCCGAGAGCCGGATGTACAACCCGGTCGGCCTTGTGCAGGACTTTGCCAACCAGATCCGAAAGGAACTTGATTTCACCCGCGACGGCCGGAACATGGAGCGGATGGCCCGGAACTTCCGCGACGTGCCCGGCATCCATTTCCCGAAAGTCTACTGGGACTACTCCTCGCCCCACATCCTCGTCATGGAGTTCGTGAAAGGGGTGCGGGTCGACAATATCGAGGCGATCAAGGCGCAGGGGTGCAACCCGCACGATATCGCGCTGCGGGGCTTTTACGCCTACCTGAAGATGATCTTCGAGGACGGGTTCTTCCACGGCGACCCCCACCCGGGCAATATGCTCGTCTCCGAGACCGGGGACCTCGTGCTCCTGGACTTCGGTATCGTCGGGGTGCTCCGGCCGGAGAAGAAGCAGCTCTTCATCAACCTGCTCTTTGCCCTCACCACGGACGATGTGGATATGATCTTAAAGGCCCTCGAAGGCTTCGGGATCGTTGTTGCCGAGGAGAACCGCGAGGCCCTGAGGGACGACCTCTACATCATGCTCCACGATTTCGGCGGCGGGGACCAGATCGCCCAGTTCAACTTCGGCCTCATGATAAACGAGCTCACCGAAGTCATGCGGCACTACAACATCAAGGTGCCCATGAGCCTGATGCTCCTGTTAAAGACCCTCGTCATGGTCTACGATGTCGCCATCCACCTGGACCCGAAGTTTTCCTTTGGGGAAGAGATCACGCCGTACCTGCGCAAGCTCACCGACTCCAATGTGCTCTCCGCCGGCTATGCAAAGCGTGCATCGAACTCGCTTCTGGAAGCGGTGGATGCGGCATTCGACCTGCCCAGAAACGTCAACCTCATGCTCAAGCGCCTCTCGACCGGGACCGTCCGGCTCGAAGTCGTTGATACGGACTTAAAGAAACTCCAGATGGCGCTCGACCGGGCAAGCGACAAGATCATGATCGGCCTTGTGGTGGCAGCGCTCGTGGTCGGGTCGTCGCTCGTGCTCCAGGCGTCGCCGGTCACCATGCCAAAAGAGGTCATGTGGATCGCGATCCTCGGCTATACAGCCGCCGTGCTCTGCGGGTTCTATGCGATCTACCACGTTATCTTCCTCAAGCTCCGGCTCGAACGCTAG